In the Nitrospirales bacterium LBB_01 genome, one interval contains:
- the asnB gene encoding asparagine synthase (glutamine-hydrolyzing), translating to MCGIAGMVSFKGAWVNTERLKRACEQLSERGPDDAGIWTEGHTGLAHRRLSVIDITSEGHQPMASHCGRFVIVYNGEIYNFQELRAALETEFNITWKGGSDTEVLLEAYRIWGAYCLNRLRGMFSFAIWDRHEKTLFAARDRMGEKPFYYHYDGGLFAFASRSKAIYELLQGLSRDIDMQGLRYYIEIGYFPAPLTIYEKIKKLPQGHYLIVNTDGVTVKRYYDFRQRVPDRSLKHTKENDLLDELDEILLRAVKLQMISDVPLGAFLSGGIDSSLVVAMMRKLSTGSVKTFTIGFKEAQYDESTHALRVSRHLDTDHHQQIMSVNDLLNLIPRFTEAFDKPFFDYSALPSMAVSELARGFVTVVLTGDGGDELFGGYHYYVLLKRLEALFKIPAAFRKLASNILSMVPSHKGKLLSQMLTKSDAISAFAFTRSIIKDFSSIMLPDLTSCTVGIADCFTTAAREFPKSLTATEAAMRLDTLFTLPDDYLQKVDVSSMAYSLEARAPLLDPDVVSFAMRLPETWKVRGLTNKYLLRKLAYRYIPREILDRPKQGFSVPVAIWLRGGLKDWAMERFNDKESLRALYLNHNEILKLYDLHLSGKRNAASILWAVAVLVDFYRRDQLR from the coding sequence ATGTGCGGGATAGCTGGCATGGTGAGTTTTAAAGGAGCTTGGGTCAATACCGAAAGGTTAAAAAGAGCATGTGAACAACTCTCTGAGCGCGGTCCTGATGATGCCGGAATCTGGACTGAGGGACACACAGGGCTTGCTCACAGACGGCTTTCCGTTATTGATATTACATCAGAGGGGCATCAGCCTATGGCGTCACACTGCGGGCGTTTTGTTATCGTCTATAACGGGGAAATTTATAATTTTCAGGAGCTACGAGCAGCCCTTGAAACTGAATTTAATATCACATGGAAAGGTGGCAGCGATACTGAGGTGCTCCTTGAGGCGTACAGAATATGGGGGGCATATTGCCTTAACCGTCTGCGCGGGATGTTTTCCTTTGCCATTTGGGATAGACACGAGAAAACACTCTTTGCCGCACGCGATAGAATGGGAGAAAAACCCTTTTACTATCACTACGATGGCGGCTTGTTTGCCTTTGCATCACGTTCAAAAGCTATCTATGAACTGCTTCAAGGACTCTCCCGCGATATAGACATGCAGGGGCTTAGATACTACATAGAAATCGGCTATTTTCCAGCTCCTCTTACTATTTATGAGAAAATCAAAAAACTTCCGCAGGGCCATTACCTTATCGTAAATACTGACGGCGTCACAGTTAAAAGGTACTATGATTTTAGACAAAGAGTGCCGGATAGAAGCCTCAAGCATACTAAAGAAAATGACTTACTTGACGAACTTGATGAGATACTTTTAAGAGCTGTAAAACTGCAAATGATAAGCGATGTTCCGCTTGGAGCGTTTCTTTCAGGAGGCATAGACAGCTCGCTTGTTGTGGCTATGATGAGAAAACTCTCAACTGGCAGCGTTAAGACATTTACAATTGGATTTAAAGAGGCACAATATGACGAAAGCACTCATGCTCTCAGAGTTTCAAGACACCTTGATACAGACCATCATCAACAAATAATGAGTGTCAATGACTTGCTTAATCTGATTCCTCGCTTTACAGAAGCGTTTGATAAACCGTTTTTTGACTACTCGGCACTGCCCTCAATGGCGGTCTCTGAGCTTGCGAGAGGGTTTGTGACGGTTGTGTTAACTGGAGACGGCGGCGATGAGCTATTTGGCGGATATCACTACTATGTGCTTCTGAAACGGCTTGAGGCGCTGTTTAAGATACCGGCTGCTTTCAGAAAATTAGCCTCAAATATTCTTTCAATGGTGCCGAGCCATAAGGGAAAACTGCTTTCGCAGATGCTCACAAAATCTGATGCTATAAGCGCTTTTGCTTTTACACGAAGTATTATCAAAGATTTCTCAAGCATTATGCTTCCTGACTTAACCAGTTGCACAGTGGGCATTGCCGATTGCTTTACTACTGCTGCAAGAGAATTTCCAAAAAGTTTAACCGCAACTGAGGCTGCCATGCGTCTTGACACTCTGTTTACGCTGCCGGATGATTATTTGCAAAAGGTTGATGTCTCATCTATGGCTTATTCACTGGAGGCGCGCGCTCCACTTCTTGACCCCGATGTCGTATCGTTTGCTATGAGACTTCCTGAGACATGGAAAGTGCGAGGACTTACCAATAAATATCTGTTAAGGAAACTTGCCTACAGATACATTCCCCGTGAGATTCTTGACAGGCCAAAGCAGGGGTTTTCAGTTCCTGTTGCTATATGGCTTAGGGGGGGGCTTAAAGACTGGGCAATGGAGAGGTTTAACGATAAGGAATCCCTAAGAGCACTTTACCTTAATCACAATGAAATTCTAAAGCTCTACGACTTACACTTAAGCGGCAAGAGAAACGCCGCCTCAATTTTGTGGGCAGTGGCAGTGCTGGTAGATTTCTACAGGAGAGACCAATTGCGATGA
- a CDS encoding sugar transferase: MAQNSFRIVPIKAMVLACGDVLLIALSLFLAVYLRMDQFLNPTYFLKALIISTVVHLFCFYVLNLYSTHELSTGQRYTLRVVSAVLLASAVNAVLFYIIPFWHRGIFILNAAFVFTFISGWRALFRAIIEKTKRKIRLVIIGAGKNGEILAEKIRENPNFEFLGFIDDNMTSNAIGTTAHLKSLVHEDKLDRIVIASDLTHTAETFAAIVEAKFKGIEIYDMPQMYEELTTMMPVFSLDDIWLSYASFYGINNNIYNAKLKHIADKIISVVILIISLPIGALTAVLIKLDSRGPVFFTQDRVGFNGQIFKIIKFRSMKVDAETNGAVWASSNDPRVTRVGKFIRKFRIDELPQLINVLRGEMSFIGPRPERPDFVQGFNISIPYYSLRHSVRPGITGWAQIKYRYGASYDDTVIKLQYDLFYIKRLSSMLDLLIMFETVKTVLFGKGAR, from the coding sequence ATGGCTCAAAATTCTTTTAGGATAGTCCCCATTAAAGCTATGGTGTTGGCTTGCGGCGATGTGCTTTTGATTGCTCTGTCTTTGTTCCTTGCCGTCTATTTGCGCATGGATCAGTTTCTGAATCCGACATATTTTTTAAAAGCCCTTATCATAAGCACTGTGGTGCATCTGTTTTGCTTCTATGTTTTAAACCTCTATTCAACTCATGAACTATCAACCGGACAGAGGTACACGTTGCGTGTTGTCTCTGCCGTGCTATTGGCATCAGCCGTTAATGCCGTCTTGTTTTATATTATTCCATTTTGGCACAGAGGCATATTTATACTTAATGCAGCGTTTGTGTTTACTTTTATATCCGGCTGGAGAGCGCTTTTTAGAGCGATCATAGAGAAAACAAAGCGTAAAATCCGGCTTGTCATCATTGGAGCCGGTAAAAATGGAGAAATCCTTGCCGAAAAAATAAGAGAAAATCCTAATTTTGAGTTTCTTGGCTTTATTGACGACAATATGACTTCAAATGCGATAGGCACAACAGCACATTTAAAATCCCTCGTTCATGAGGACAAACTGGATAGAATTGTCATAGCCTCTGACCTCACGCACACAGCTGAAACATTTGCCGCAATTGTAGAGGCAAAGTTTAAAGGTATTGAAATCTACGATATGCCTCAGATGTATGAAGAGCTCACCACAATGATGCCTGTATTTAGCCTTGATGATATATGGCTTAGTTACGCCTCATTTTACGGAATCAATAACAACATCTATAACGCAAAATTAAAACACATTGCGGATAAAATCATCTCTGTTGTCATTCTTATAATTTCACTGCCTATTGGCGCGCTGACAGCCGTGCTGATTAAACTTGACTCAAGAGGCCCTGTGTTTTTTACTCAGGATCGGGTTGGGTTTAACGGTCAAATTTTTAAAATCATAAAATTTCGCTCTATGAAAGTTGACGCCGAAACAAACGGCGCCGTGTGGGCAAGCAGCAACGACCCCAGAGTGACAAGAGTTGGAAAGTTTATACGGAAATTTCGGATAGATGAGCTCCCGCAGCTTATAAATGTTCTAAGAGGGGAGATGAGTTTTATTGGGCCGCGCCCGGAAAGACCTGACTTTGTGCAGGGGTTTAACATAAGCATTCCGTACTACTCCCTCAGACACAGCGTACGACCCGGAATTACCGGCTGGGCGCAGATAAAGTACCGCTATGGGGCATCCTACGACGATACCGTAATAAAGCTGCAGTACGATCTTTTCTACATTAAGCGGCTCTCCTCTATGTTGGATTTGCTGATTATGTTTGAAACCGTTAAGACGGTTCTCTTTGGCAAAGGGGCGCGCTGA
- the rdgB gene encoding RdgB/HAM1 family non-canonical purine NTP pyrophosphatase has protein sequence MKIYLATNNKGKIREINTLFKGTGIEFIGGVDLSSVVEDGNDYRDNALIKALFVYKHSSTYVVSEDSGLEVDALDGAPGVHSARYADLLKANNAADIDNIAKLLTALKDVPLEKRTAKYVSAFCFIDGGVESFFMGEVHGKIIDAPRGTLGFGYDPIFVPDGYDRTFAELGDEVKNKISHRAVASAKLRDFLVDKFLKRSG, from the coding sequence ATGAAAATATATCTTGCTACTAACAACAAAGGGAAAATCCGTGAGATAAACACGCTGTTTAAAGGCACTGGCATAGAGTTTATTGGCGGCGTTGACCTATCCTCTGTGGTAGAAGACGGCAATGACTACCGTGACAATGCTTTGATAAAAGCTCTGTTTGTGTATAAGCACTCTAGCACGTATGTGGTTTCAGAAGACTCGGGGCTTGAGGTTGACGCCCTTGACGGGGCGCCCGGAGTTCATTCGGCACGGTATGCAGATTTATTGAAAGCCAACAATGCAGCCGATATTGATAACATCGCTAAGCTTCTCACTGCCCTTAAGGATGTTCCGCTTGAAAAAAGAACTGCTAAGTATGTTTCTGCGTTTTGTTTTATAGACGGCGGAGTGGAGTCGTTTTTTATGGGCGAGGTGCATGGCAAAATTATTGATGCTCCACGCGGCACACTTGGGTTTGGCTATGACCCCATATTTGTACCCGATGGCTATGATAGAACCTTTGCCGAACTTGGCGATGAGGTTAAAAACAAAATAAGCCACAGAGCTGTAGCATCTGCTAAACTGAGGGATTTTCTTGTTGATAAATTTCTTAAAAGAAGTGGGTAA
- the rph gene encoding ribonuclease PH: MRADGRADDELRAVTIETKVMQHAEGSVLITAGNTKVICTVTIEDTVPPFLKDKGRGWITAEYGMLPRSTNQRMQREARSGKQSGRTQEIQRLIGRALRSVIDLKSLGERTILIDCDVIQADGGTRTASITGAYVALVEALRFAKENGIIFKDVVKDHLAAVSVGVVEGTPVLDLCYDEDSTADVDMNVVMTGSGKFVEIQGTAEGPPFSRETMDILISLASKGIGELIEMQKKALAA, translated from the coding sequence ATGAGAGCAGATGGCAGAGCAGATGATGAGTTAAGAGCCGTAACGATTGAAACAAAAGTTATGCAGCACGCCGAGGGTTCGGTTTTAATTACCGCAGGCAACACTAAAGTAATCTGTACGGTAACGATAGAGGACACGGTGCCGCCGTTTTTAAAGGACAAAGGCAGAGGGTGGATAACGGCTGAGTACGGGATGCTGCCGCGATCAACTAATCAGCGAATGCAGCGTGAGGCGCGCTCAGGGAAACAAAGTGGCCGCACTCAGGAAATTCAACGCTTAATAGGACGGGCGCTTCGTTCCGTGATTGATTTAAAATCCCTCGGTGAGCGAACAATTTTGATAGATTGCGACGTCATTCAGGCAGATGGGGGCACTCGCACAGCATCTATTACCGGCGCCTACGTTGCCCTTGTTGAAGCGCTTAGGTTTGCTAAGGAAAACGGCATAATTTTCAAAGATGTGGTTAAAGACCATCTTGCCGCTGTAAGCGTTGGAGTTGTTGAGGGAACTCCTGTGCTTGATTTGTGTTATGACGAAGACAGCACTGCCGATGTTGATATGAATGTAGTGATGACAGGTTCAGGAAAATTTGTAGAAATTCAGGGGACAGCCGAGGGCCCCCCATTTAGCAGAGAGACTATGGATATTCTGATTTCTCTCGCCTCTAAGGGAATCGGAGAGTTAATAGAGATGCAGAAAAAGGCGCTTGCCGCATGA
- a CDS encoding glutamate racemase: MKLEKNTADKPIGIFDSGVGGLTVLKAIHALLPNESTIYLGDTARVPYGIRSPETVTKYSLENSSFLIEKGIKLLIIACNTASAISLEVIKQTFDVPALGVIDSGARAAVSATRNGRIGVIGTETTIKSGAYRRAIQSFDDSAVVFERPCPLFVPLVEEGWLDIDVTQLVAARYLAGLKQSMIDTLVLGCTHYPLLKNVIRAVMGDGVTLIDSAIEKSLNIRQLLSDSDILKKDSIGTFRKYYVTDSPERFQKIGKRFLEDPIEDITKIEVTSLETAVAV, from the coding sequence ATGAAACTTGAGAAAAATACGGCTGATAAACCTATCGGTATATTTGACTCCGGAGTGGGCGGACTCACTGTGCTAAAAGCAATACACGCTCTGCTTCCTAACGAAAGTACGATATACCTTGGTGACACGGCACGTGTGCCTTATGGGATACGTTCCCCTGAAACTGTGACAAAGTATTCTCTGGAAAACAGCTCTTTTCTGATAGAAAAAGGAATAAAACTTCTGATAATAGCCTGTAACACGGCCTCAGCCATCAGTCTTGAAGTTATAAAGCAGACGTTTGACGTGCCTGCGCTGGGCGTTATAGACTCAGGAGCAAGGGCAGCGGTCAGTGCCACAAGGAACGGCCGCATAGGAGTAATAGGAACCGAGACCACGATTAAAAGCGGCGCTTACAGAAGAGCAATCCAGAGTTTTGACGACTCTGCTGTGGTGTTTGAGAGACCCTGTCCACTGTTTGTCCCGCTTGTTGAGGAGGGGTGGCTTGACATAGACGTCACACAACTTGTGGCAGCGCGGTATCTTGCCGGTTTAAAACAATCTATGATAGATACTCTGGTGCTCGGGTGCACGCACTACCCGCTTTTAAAAAACGTTATAAGAGCCGTGATGGGAGACGGGGTTACGCTAATAGATTCTGCAATAGAGAAGTCGTTAAATATCAGACAGCTTTTATCAGACTCGGATATTCTTAAAAAAGACTCAATCGGTACTTTCAGGAAATATTATGTAACTGACAGCCCTGAGAGATTCCAAAAAATTGGCAAACGATTTCTTGAAGACCCCATAGAGGATATAACCAAAATTGAGGTGACCTCCCTTGAAACGGCAGTTGCCGTCTAA
- a CDS encoding GerMN domain-containing protein, which translates to MAGIGIGYVLMSKGDDFPLSQSVIALKEAGQGKVIGEESSLTVVYRKGMELKSASVKTKKYFEPLKLAGAAVSELLSGDHIADKEGVPEGAKLLGLYYGVDRIVYVDISSELKRNFRGDTAGEFLLLKSLYDTITSNIEADDVFLLINGKEEDTLGGHCYIKYPLKKMFTQEVKFNET; encoded by the coding sequence ATGGCAGGCATTGGTATTGGATACGTTCTTATGTCCAAAGGAGACGATTTCCCCTTATCACAAAGCGTTATAGCACTTAAGGAGGCAGGGCAGGGTAAGGTAATAGGGGAGGAATCCTCTCTTACAGTGGTGTATCGTAAAGGCATGGAATTAAAGAGCGCCTCAGTTAAGACAAAAAAATACTTTGAACCTCTGAAACTAGCTGGAGCGGCAGTGTCTGAGCTTCTAAGCGGTGATCATATTGCCGATAAGGAGGGAGTTCCTGAGGGAGCTAAACTTCTTGGGCTTTACTACGGTGTTGACAGAATAGTGTATGTTGATATATCGTCTGAGTTAAAAAGAAATTTCAGGGGAGATACTGCCGGAGAGTTCCTGTTGCTAAAGAGCCTCTATGACACCATAACAAGCAACATTGAAGCAGATGATGTTTTTTTACTCATAAACGGCAAAGAGGAGGATACCCTCGGCGGCCATTGTTATATAAAGTATCCACTGAAAAAAATGTTTACGCAAGAGGTAAAATTTAATGAAACTTGA
- a CDS encoding N-acetylmuramoyl-L-alanine amidase: MTKKYVLSSVLVVIAAGLWQLAAMAMESSSVVLRFSEQTGNYRFVFELPDESWLNQAKVAASYSVIKISLLDSFTIATPKLPDSIKFSSRDNSIYLNVKNLDNIKVTKLNNPYRLVVDAYVTDYKKPEQSAPPEGKELKQQIIVIDAGHGGNDIGIPVGNTKESVLTLSLANELSKMINVRSAKAVLIRKDDSSLTLAQRITEASKRHISIFLSLHVSEGRYFSVYRTTLPVGSQTIASRYKVDTRQGAYSERSLALAQTLETSLKEAFNDVEVYHREMPLPLLSAIAAPAVLIEIPHSSDFLYNAATLKSISEAIYTALVSYAKK; encoded by the coding sequence GTGACAAAAAAGTATGTGCTCTCATCAGTGCTTGTAGTCATTGCGGCTGGGTTATGGCAGTTGGCTGCAATGGCCATGGAAAGCAGCAGTGTGGTTTTGCGCTTTAGCGAACAGACAGGCAACTATCGATTTGTTTTTGAACTGCCCGATGAGTCATGGCTCAATCAGGCTAAAGTTGCAGCCTCTTACAGTGTAATAAAGATATCGCTTCTTGACTCTTTTACGATTGCGACTCCAAAATTGCCTGATAGTATCAAATTTTCCAGCAGAGACAACAGTATTTATCTAAATGTTAAAAATCTTGATAACATTAAAGTAACAAAGTTGAACAACCCTTACAGATTAGTGGTTGATGCGTATGTAACAGACTACAAGAAACCAGAGCAGAGTGCGCCTCCTGAGGGCAAAGAGCTCAAACAACAAATTATCGTTATAGATGCCGGGCATGGCGGCAATGATATAGGCATACCGGTTGGCAACACAAAGGAGAGCGTTCTTACACTGTCTTTGGCTAATGAACTCTCTAAGATGATAAACGTACGGTCAGCAAAAGCGGTTTTAATCAGAAAAGACGACTCATCATTGACACTTGCGCAGCGTATAACAGAGGCATCAAAGAGGCACATCAGTATATTCCTGTCACTTCATGTGTCTGAGGGCAGGTATTTTTCAGTTTACAGAACCACACTGCCAGTAGGCTCACAAACTATAGCCTCACGGTACAAGGTGGATACGCGGCAGGGCGCGTATTCAGAAAGGAGTTTGGCTCTTGCACAAACTCTTGAGACATCGCTTAAGGAGGCTTTTAATGATGTTGAGGTTTATCACAGAGAGATGCCGCTGCCGCTCCTTAGTGCCATAGCAGCCCCAGCAGTCCTTATAGAAATTCCACATAGCAGCGACTTTTTATATAATGCAGCTACCTTAAAATCCATTTCAGAAGCTATCTATACAGCTTTGGTGTCTTATGCGAAAAAGTAG